In one Bactrocera tryoni isolate S06 chromosome 5, CSIRO_BtryS06_freeze2, whole genome shotgun sequence genomic region, the following are encoded:
- the LOC120776495 gene encoding cytochrome b-c1 complex subunit 2, mitochondrial has protein sequence MACNANKAPFLRSIAKRGLASQCPRPLGQAAEVQSTVLNNKLVVATAEASLPITRVSIVLRAGSRNESYENQGAAHLLRIAANLSTKNSTAFAITRNIQQVGGSLSASNDRELVTYTVETTANQIETGLRYLQDLVQPAFKPWELVDNVPLLRTQVSSVSPQERAVELLHKAAFRSGLGNSIYIPKHQIGKLSSESLLHYVANTFTPSRCAVVGVGIDQNTLSGFAQNLELASGSGKSNSTSYYGGDARKDTAGTVAHVAVAGQGGSLLNQKEALAFAVLKQAVGSGAATKRGNINGTFGKALQSAVTDASVSYKTINAAYEDAGLFGFLVSTDGQNIGKAVDALTRALKSGSVSSNDVNRGKALLKAAILEGYSTDSSLINVIGVQAAHLKQVQSIDSLLSAVDGVTQQEVQEAAKKAGSSKLSVAAVGNLANVPYASDLA, from the exons atgGCATGCAACGCAAATAAAGCGCCTTTCCTCCGTTCGATTGCA AAACGCGGTTTGGCAAGTCAGTGTCCACGCCCCTTGGGCCAAGCAGCTGAAGTCCAATCAACtgtattgaataataaattagtGGTCGCCACTGCCGAAGCTTCCCTGCCAATTACGCGTGTTTCCATTGTTTTACG TGCTGGATCTCGCAATGAAAGCTACGAAAACCAAGGAGCTGCACATTTGTTACGCATCGCTGCTAATTTGTCCACCAAGAACTCTACTGCTTTTGCAATAACTCGTAATATCCAACAAGTTGGCGGTAGTTTGAGTGCATCTAATGATCGTGAATTGGTTACTTACACCGTTGAAACTACAGCCAATCAAATCGAGACAGGATTGCGTTATTTACAAGACCTTGTACAACCAGCTTTCAAGCCATGGGAGCTTGTTGACAATGTTCCACTTTTACGCACTCAGGTGTCCTCTGTTTCACCACAg GAGCGTGCTGTAGAATTGTTGCACAAGGCCGCTTTTCGTTCTGGTTTAGGTAATTCGATCTACATCCCAAAACATCAAATTGGTAAATTGTCGAGCGAGTCGCTGCTCCACTACGTTGCAAACACCTTCACACCCAGCCGCTGCGCTGTTGTTGGAGTTGGCATTGACCAAAACACCCTGTCAGGTTTTGCCCAGAACCTTGAATTGGCCTCAGGATCTGGAAAATCTAACTCCACTTCTTACTATGGTGGCGATGCACGCAAGGATACAGCAGGTACTGTTGCCCATGTCGCTGTTGCTGGACAAGGTGGTTCTCTGCTCAACCAAAAGGAGGCTTTGGCATTTGCCGTTTTGAAGCAGGCCGTAGGATCTGGCGCTGCCACTAAGCGGGGCAATATTAATGGCACCTTTGGCAAAGCATTGCAAAGTGCTGTAACCGATGCATCCGTTTCATACAAGACCATTAATGCTGCATATGAGGATGCTGGTCTGTTCGGCTTTTTGGTTTCTACCGATGGACAAAACATTGGCAAG GCTGTTGATGCGTTGACGCGTGCCTTGAAATCGGGCTCAGTCTCTTCTAATGATGTTAACCGTGGCAAGGCTTTGCTTAAAGCTGCTATTTTGGAGGGCTACTCCACAGATAGCTCTTTGATCAATGTCATTGGTGTCCAAGCTGCACATCTGAAACAAGTACAAAGCATCGACTCCTTGTTGTCTGCTGTCGATGGTGTCACACAGCAAGAAGTGCAAGAG gctGCCAAGAAAGCTGGCTCATCCAAGTTGTCCGTTGCCGCTGTTGGAAACCTAGCCAATGTACCATATGCGTCAGATCTAGCTTAA
- the LOC120776496 gene encoding t-SNARE affecting a late Golgi compartment protein 1 — protein sequence MSLLDVDSWSRECEACSTLNQNIIQKLEIREKRQKNSFEYNRLTTAIQTELKQFEGEVKELIQKLKLLEGAGSIEPDELYHRKQQVEALRNQLAQVNRKITQDTRGERAELFAQPPNYLNNRPESSNGSTSPAENANDVNTLKNRQIDILERQNRGLEVLSQTISRQRSLASQLGQEVENQNDILDNLADTMDRVDARVHVETGNIGDINRRDSTWGYWLVIIILFVAIVIVAVI from the exons atgtctcTGTTGGATGTTGACTCATG GTCAAGAGAATGCGAGGCATGCTCAACACTTAATCagaatattatacaaaaattggAAATACGTGAAAAGCgtcaaaaaaattctttcgaatATAATCGTCTCacaactgccatacaaactgagctaAAGCAGTTCGAAGGTGAAGTCAAGGAGCTTATTCAGAAGCTTAAACTTTTAGAAGGCGCGGGATCCAT AGAACCCGATGAGCTCTACCATAGAAAGCAACAAGTGGAAGCCCTTCGAAATCAATTGGCGCAAGTGAACCGAAAGATAACGCAGGATACGCGTGGAGAGCGTGCGGAATTGTTTGCTCAACCGCCCAATTATTTGAACAATAGACCTGAAAGTTCTAATGGAAGCACAAGCCCCGCAGAAAATGCCAATGATGTAAACACCTTAAAGAACCGTCAAATCGATATATTAGAGCGACAAAACCGCGGCTTGGAAGTTTTATCTCAGACAATATCGAGACAACGAAGTCTCGCTTCACAGTTGGGACAAGAAGTCGAAAATCAAAATG ATATATTGGATAATTTGGCCGATACTATGGACAGAGTTGACGCTCGTGTACATGTCGAAACAGGAAATATTGGCGACATAAATCGAAGGGATAGTACATGGG gtTACTGGCTAGTTATCATCATTTTATTTGTTGCCATTGTTATTGTAGCAGTTATTTAA